Part of the Vespula pensylvanica isolate Volc-1 chromosome 23, ASM1446617v1, whole genome shotgun sequence genome is shown below.
taaCTATTCAATACTTCCTTTTCCCTAAACAAAAGGATTTTAAAAactgttaataaattattaaaaatgcttTCAAAAGATGGTTTCATTTCAAtacttacaataataatattttattaatttggtCATTCATATAAGTATCGAGTATAACctgcttcttctctttattatttgcTATTAGTTCATTATATTTGACCAATGCATGATTTAATGCATCTGGAGAAATGTCATTGATCGACatcattgatataaataactCATTGAAGATATTTTGATTGATAACAGATGTTTGAAGTGCATTATATTCTTCCTGCTGTTGTTGCATAATTTCCTGGATATATTAGAAAAGCATTATATGACAGAATTTTATTTAGTTGTCTTATTGTCGatctaaattataataaatgatatttacgCAGCgtgacgaagaaagagaatattctGTAGCGAGGTAATGACGAGCATCTCCGATAAACTCAGATATTTCTTTAAGCGAATGAAATTGCATGTccattaatatacataataaatctGAATGTGCATGACCATGTTCACGTGTAAATGATAAAACAGATTTTAGTTTTCCAAACcgaatttttcttcgcttCAATCTTGCACGCGCAGCTTGTTGCAAAATTTGGATTATTGCAGTTTCTACATATTGTTCAATAGCTTCGGTAAGTTGTCGCTCTCTCAAAAGAGTAATGTTCTCTTccaagaaatttcttcttcttgtcaaCTCCAAAATCTCGTCTCTAGTAgtgaataatattgaatagAATATACTAGTGATGTAATTTATGTTATTCACTCACAGTAAATGCGTTTGCTCAGGTATTTTTAGATTTCCATCGTTCCATATGAATTGGGCATATTCCATCATCGCTCTGCAAGAGGCTTCGTGCATTTTAGCATAGACTTCTTTTAACGTCGAATTAGTAAGTCtataacgtgtatatatagattatgcttaaattaatttcaatttttttattgatcatgtataagtaaaaagaaaatactttaaCTTGCACGTTGCCAATTCCTGTGTCTGCTTATAGATTTGTTTTTCCTTACTATCGTTCATAAGTGTCTCATAATCCGAATCATGTTGCTGTTCAATTTCTTGATTATCCAAACTGAATTGCCGCTTAATGAGAATAtctaaataatcattataaagCTTGATttgtttgataaataaatcgatggaCATTTGTATCCATAATATCGGTATTCCTTTCTatgagaataaatatattagtttGTTATACGATCTATggaataaaatcatattaaattaCTTACATTTTCAACCGCATCTGTATATACATTAAGAAGCTGTTCCGTTTCTTTGAAGAAGCTACGGTTTTGTTCATCAAACTTTTCCAAAATAACATTGCAATCATTGAATGCTTTAAGCAGTTCAATTTGTTCCTTTTCAAAATGATTCTCTTCTTGTTCTATCTCATCTTCCAATGTAAATTCTAGTTCCctacaaataattttcaattattggACTAGgttatattacgttttataaGTTACAGTtagaaaataagtataaatacctactttaaattcaatatattattcttcaaTAATTCTACATAGTCTTCGTCCATTTTGTAAAGATCTTTTAACATTTCAAATTCAGAAAACGTTTCATCGATGTCCTCGTCTTCgaaatcgatcaattttaacAATTCTGGATTATCGTGAGTAAATTCTTCGAGTGCTCTATCTAATTCTTTTCCACTTAACCATTCTTCTGTATGttgtaatttgttttttctataaaataattataaaataatacaaatataaatctaacgaaataatttataaacatataaaaatgaaaagtatctTACagatataattcttctttgGACAATACATTTGCACGACTGACATTATCGCAAAACCACTCTAGGAAAGGTTGCGCCGTCGAAATATCgcatattttatcaaaaatgtcAGATGTTATGCTAGTAGACAGATCTGGtcttaaatattcgatttttttatgaagaatTTTACCGGACACGCTCATATTGAATGAATTTTGTCTACACAATATGCAGACAAATCATAACGGTTAACTGTTATGGCTAACACTACTATAAAATAAGCGCGCCTAATGTCTATTTGAGTTTGACTGCTCCATCTGGTGGAGGagggaaatttaaaaaaaattaagtttaaattaatacgaattcagattctatttcaaaagaaagaaaataatccaaTTATAATACATCTTAGAAATTATCatattgcttttctttttttgaaaaagaaattatattaatttatactgATTATACATGTTCATgtaaagtttaaaaaatattatataatttagaagGAGAGAAACTATAAGAGGAATAAATATCTTTCAGTTAAGTTCAATAGAGTCTACTTGAATGAGTTCCGTTTATGTATCTGGTATACtcgtatatattcgtataccATGCATatctttgatttcttctttaagtACCTGCAAGTAAATACGATACGTATACTAAAccgttatatttaaatatcttactATCGTATTGTCCATTCTTACTTCGTTTATAATTCGATGCTGTTTAACTGTGTTCAAACCTTTGAATTCCGGTgcaataacatttatttcgaACATGGCACCGCAGCCACctaaagaaagaacaaatgtTATTAGTTCAATTTCACTTGTGTCAAACGTTAAATGGATGAGAGAATATGCCTTATATATTAGTTACCAGAAACATCGGTTACTTCTATAAGTTGAGCTTTAGGGAACTTGTTCCTTaacaaagaaatcattttttgttcCGCCTGCTTCCCTGCAAGCGCACCATTTGGTCCATTCCATACTCGTGACAGTAACTGAAACACTTTCGTTTTAGTCGTCTTCCTCATTTTCGTTTGAAATGGTTACTATAGGAAAAGTGGTTTGGGTTGTGTAAGTTTAATATACAAGTAACCTAAAtcgatatcaattaaaaataattgtatgtaGAAGATATAATGTTTCAagtcattatatatacaaataaaatatgtaccatgtgattaattatattttattacctaCCGAAATATTGCGAAAATTTGATGTAAATATACGACCGAACATAGCTGAGATATACTtgctgtttcttttctttttatctaaaatacatttatctttTGTTATAATCTTACTTAactcttatttaaaaataacaacaacaaaaataactGAATAAAGATACGCTctcgttcgattatttctcCGATATATAGACTATGCATTAAAAATCACATGGAATGGATCAGCTGATATTCAACAGCAAGACAGTAGCGCCGCCACCCGCCAAAATTTGGAAAACTAttaggaagaaagagacggaagagaattatttttcattaataaattaaaaatattttatgttggtatgataaaaaatatatatatctttgtttcaCCGAAAAGTGGTATAACCGAAATAttggaatttataaataatcgaacaTCTCTTTCCCATCGACGGGAAAAAAAGCATTTTAAAATTCTCtctaatcgatttaaaaaagtatataaaagattagtaacgtaaaattttttatgttatagttagaaatagaaagaaaatactttgGAAAGGcgttgaaatattatcaaaagaattaattattgaagTTTCCCTGTACGGAAAGAGTGATTAAGAAATCTACGATCTAACTATAACTCTACTTCTATATCATTAATCTTTCAAAATCACTAACAAGATCAATGGCGTTCACTGTCATCTGGAACAAAGCGAGAAAAATCAATACTATACAGCAAAATCTATTCATCtaattgaaaaatagaaaaaaaccattttacattttatacaattgaatagttttatacttttttgtataaaaatttaaattaccaAAGGGCGTCCCACTCAAGAGAAACTAGAATAATTAATCCAGAATAAccgtttaaattatattatacaaaaacatTAGCTCGGTAATACTGGAAGCAAATTAGTTTTCGCTATATCACGAGTATTATTGATCCAGGTCTCATTACGTAGGGGTTGCTGCATACGAAGACCCACGAGCTGAGCGAAACTCTACTTTAAAAATTCTACTGTAATTCCTGGGATGACATGAGCTTAATCAAGAATGTAAATTCCAACATTAACTGAAGAAATTGGCTGAAGAGTTAAAtattagtaaaataattttattcattaattattcccTTTCGAATTTGCGATTTATGTTTGTTGAAAGACTAAactgaatttattttacattgatCGTATCTTaggattttttaaatgttgttaagaatgttttattgtttaaatgttaataaaacaatattatttattaattattccctTTCGAATTTAAACCTGTATCTATTTCGCACGGCCGATTTTATTTCGACAGTATCGCAAGATCtactttttatatctataaattaagaaatcaTCGTTTCCTTAATGTGAGTTTAtcatgtataaatttatatgacgGTAAgtgtaattttgaaatatttgtaacTTCTAACATATTTCGAAAtctatatcgaattaattatatccaatatgaaaagtttaattggattttatagaaacgaaaagaaataaagaaagaaaatatatatatatacacagattatttatgaaaaataaaattctgaatttaatttaatttaaatttagaagagaaatagaaaatgagaaattctCGATCTTAATCTAATCAAATATTGTTTTGCCGTAACGCATGGCAAAAGAAGAACCTGGTACACATCTTGGTGTGCTTGTTTCATCTTTATATgcatctttatttatttagtgcAGTTTCAGTCGTTTCCACAATTGCCATATCTTATACATTTTGTAGCtattactttaatataaaatttgattttataaaaataagattaagaatttaatcgaactttaaaaaaaagaaagtgaaacaTTTGTAACTTGATTTTGTGTAAAAATTCACTTTATTGagataaaattatgattttaattgaattttgtaataaaaagatttgttaatcgactttaataatgaaaatgcataaaatacgtaatattTCTATTCACGTACGCGTAACAATGTACAAAACCGAAGATGAAATGATACgtcgttttaatttcttaagtCTACATCACAAGAAAACTGATAAATCTAACGCAACTGTAACGCAattctgaaaagaaaaattaagaaaatatagggAGAGAAACGAGcatcattatattaattgttgAAAATCCTacgttaaaaattgattaacttCTTCCAGAGCCTACGAATTGTGATTCTACAagtttctttgtcttttatcaGTAACTTTATTCGACTTTTCTCATTCAAAAGCAATGATTCTATCGAGACTTTTCTCTTACCAATAAAATAGATGACATATTTGATgaacttttatttaaaaatgtaataaaaaattcttggaGCTCTTTCCTACAAGcgattattctaattataagaaaacaaatcgCTTGTAATCCAAAGATTAATCATGCGGATATTTTCTTGCTCATTCTTTATTAGAACTCGTGAATATTTtagcgagagaaaaatatttacaaaaaaatattcaaaatttcaaataattataattaaatttgatcaagaaagaataaatctcCGAAAATATTACTCGTGAAGATTCAACGCTCTTTTATTAACTAATTACAATCAATCACTCGTGGTGATTCGGAGCTTTAATCTTTGACATGATTGAACATCATCATTGACATGATTGAACATCATCATTGACATGAATGATCGGTGGGACTTAAAAATTCActtattacttaaaaaattctacgaCGATGCCGAAACACTCGTCCATGATTTAGATCGAAATTGAGGACGAATGATCTGTAGTTAATTGAAAATGAGATAGGTCAACATCGACGTTGATTGAAATCCTCTTTAGTGATGCATTGActttaattaatctatttatttattaacggatggtcattgattttatttcgcaaaactttatttctttagtaattcatttataaatatatgtctgTACGACtgttaaaaaagcaaagagttttgcgaataaataaaaatcaatattgcTGCATCGCACATAGTCAATGTAAGTTCACTTTTTCACATCGTGAAACACGGACGAACAAATATTGTCTCAAAATATATTGCGTGCGAATTTTTTCTCGTAGTattatcttctcttccttttctattatttaagtTAACaaacatctctctttctttattacgtAGTAATAAAGAATACGGATTGAGGGAAAATCTTTcgtcatattaatttttttttcgtaatatgatccttctctctattacgtattttctttcaatacgCTACAAGCAGCTCGTTACAAAATTCCCGATTACGTGCTCTAACGAACCGAAAGGGCCGCAAACGATATGCGATGAggggaaatgaatttttcgacCAACCCCTTTTAATTCGACCAATTACTATTATCTCCATTTCTTCCTTACTACTATTATCTCCTTACTTTTCcttacaaatgaaaattaactAAAAAGTATTGACAAtcgacaattaatttttttcttatttgtattcttaaaaatacctatcaataagaattaattctTCCGATTCTTTTCCACCCTCTCGAAAATATCATTCGTTTGCTTTATTAcgcaatattaaaaaatatggatGCAGAGAAAATctcgtcatatatatatttttttcgtaatatcatctttttctcttttatgtattttatttcaatactCCATATAGAGTTCAATTAAAATTCCCTGTTATGTGGCCGAACAAGCTGAAAAGGCCGAAAAGGATTaaaggaaatgaatttttctaccAATCTGTTTTAATCCGacatattactattttttcgtCGGTTAAAAACGTCGGTTAAAAATGTTGTTTATGCaagcaatttttttattccgatttttttttttgatcataataaaaatgatatcatgGACGAATCGATCGGCATAAAAAGTATCtgctttttcattataatttttaaatatcgttctttcctacgaacaaatatatttataaaaaaattctttcgaagaatCCTTCGTCAAAAACATATTCTTCATCTATCATGGAATGTCAAGAATTTAACTTTCGAAATTGGTTGTAATCATCTAAAACGTTGTGCTTTAACATTTTCAGTTTTTTGTTACAATTTTTCGGACATGACATGACGCTTTATGTTATAGCtcgaattttaaaaaaaggaagaaaagaaaaatacatatccattatttaaaattatctaaaatttatcaatGGTTTCCAAAACATTTTTAGTACTTCTTGATGATGCAATCAATCAACGTGCTGGGTTTGAAAGGAAGGCGTTtccttttcaaatattttctttacgtgATCCGTAATATTGCGTTCCATACCGTCTTCATTATGTAATCGAGATTAACCAgcaagaagaggaggaagacaAAACATTTAGAAGGGTGCTGACGACGATGCTTGAGGAGATTAATATGGCGCTGTTTTATAAAGCTTTATTCGGATGGTGGTACGAGGAAACAGAATATATTCTATTGAAAGGATCCAAAGCTAAGCGGCTTTAGCTGGAGGATATAATCGAGTGTGTTGAGAGAGATTTATCGAAGGGCTGTTCGTCGTTGCAAACGAAATCTGGATTACAGTGGAATTGAAATGGTACTCAGACAGgtttatctttgaaaatgttCAAATCTGCATGTAGgattaaaatattcgagataatacttttaaaatatacgagaaatattaattctatgTTTACGTCACCGTGTCATCGTTATTCCATCGATTAAATGATCAGTcaatgtaatgaaaaatacaagaaatttTGACTTCAATATTTCAAGTTATTTGTCATAACATTCACGTTatgtatttaacaaatatttccaATGTACGTTTTTCAGAAATACAGGAATTTGGAAGAATTAATATGTTGCACAAAGCTAAATCCCTTGTAGTACGTCTCCATAgggatttaatgaaaatgtatgtgtgtattacgATCTCCCCTACGTATTGTCAGTCCCTTCATATCCAGCTTTGTTATTATCTCTCTTCATGCACGTGTGCTCTTGGGTGAACTCATGCGCGCTAATTCATATGGACGGGATTGGGTGCGTGGTCCTGTCTACATTTGGCGTATATCTCCTGTCTGATTTTGAAAATGGGAAAAGTATGTTTTCACTTGTTTCTCCCTTATCAAATCACATAAATCATACAGTGACTGATAACATACTATACAGGAGATTGGATGATATGATTAGCCGTATAATTCAATCATATATAAATCCATCATTTAATTACTCGATGTTGGAGATGGATCACGTCGTACATTACTTATTTCGTACGTACGAGTACATTTTCCTAGAAATTTACTCCAGACTGAAAAACTTCAAagaatgatttaattatatttcttgttatatataatattgcgtatattatattataaattagttAGTTcttgagaaaatattatatttctccaatcgtttatttcttattgCCGAGTGTAGCagtgattttattataattctaataataatatatttgggATTGTATTATTCGAATGAtttgatttttcaataatcGCACATATAATAAACGTTTGCGTAATACTTTTTccaatataatagaaatttattatactttttttctagcTATCGTTATTCGATCAACCGATCATCATCGCTCAAATCATAAGTTATAAATGTTGTAAGAAGATAGCTTTTTCAGAACATTACTTTCCCTtctaaatacaatttttttgaatttcacTTTCTAAATAATGTCAATGTTctcttcattaaaaataaataaatatgaataaataaatacgaaaataaatatcttctcctgaaagaagatgaataaaatttgatatttacaaTTAGAACGACCGAAAGGATATGGGTATGGAGAATGACAGATAGGGAGAattaaaaggggaaaaagaaaaaaagagaaaaaaaaaaagataaaaacgaaaagatctTCCCTTCACGGTAGTATTGATCCAAAATAATTGGTCGTATTGGGAAGAGATTACCGGGGTTGCTACCCTCGtcaatatatgtaaaataatgagTGGAACGAGAAGCGCATGCTCGAATCATTATAAAAGGAGATACGAGCTCTCTGCAGGGGTTCGTTAATCCGTTTATTCCGGTCTTTCGAGCAAGTTCCTAAAGGTTCCAAAAGAGGGATGATTCAGCTTTTTATACAAGCTCTCGATCAGTCATGCTAATAGAaatctttcatattattttaaacagtATGTTCTCGGTTCGATACatcatatttgaattttatatcatttaatatctgATGcaaggatttatttttataagatttttttctttacatagCATGTTATGGAAAATTGCATAattctatatacgtatctatgagTTATATTAGAGACGTTATgttatatactattttatacaatattacgatatactgttttataatatactatagaaaattgcataatttcttattattatttcacgctatattttatgtattttacgtGTAATTCGTCtttgagaaaattattgtataataatgaaCAGAGGTGAAAGTATGCTTAGAGTTATCGGAATTAGGATAtttctgtttatatatttatatgatttattagtATAATCGTATATAGATGTTTGCCGTATATATTGTTCTTTCGTGTCTCCCGATGATATTACTTATTGATAAGTCTAACATACTGGTTGATTTGCTTGCTTGACACTAATTAAATTGCTTCTGTGCCGGTCAGTTAATCGATTAGAATAGAGATAtcaagagaaaggagaaactaACAAAGAAACGGTTTGTCTTCGAAAGACTCATATCGGCAATCGAACTGATATCATTTGATTTtgcgattaaatttattagttttcgtttttcaattattcttttttcaaaaccTTCCGTTTGCATGATACGAGAATTCATTTAAGACAGTTTCAAGAAGATCCTGAcattcttttcgataaaaataaaattctgaatGTGGactcaaatttttaaataaataattagaatgcGTAGAAAGTATACTGAAAGATTAATTGAACGTTCTTAACATTTTTGGAAGATTTGGaagtatttctaataaaaataaatcaccaAAAGAATCACTAAAGGGATGGTTGGGCATTTATAATTCCTATGTAGGACGCATGATCGGATGAGAATCTACGAAAGAACAGAAAGCacgaatttaaatatatcccAAATGCCGTGTATCTTCTTTGGaagtaattacaattaaaatatcagTCAATTAGATTCCTTTGCAATAGTTCTCGACTATTGGAATTGCTTTCGCCTTCATTTCGCCTCGTATAtctctaaaataatttaaaattcgtaCATTAGTTAAGACATATGATAgatattagtttattttaattgtataattatcaAAGATAAATTGGATGATGTttctttaaacgaaataaagtaCGTAAGGGTGCTACAGCATCTTATACAACACGCaacaaaatgataatgaaaatgaaatagatcACTAAAATCACtttcatttctataaaatagaattaaaattttagaataaattttatagtaaTGGTTACTGAGATATTTAAGGAATATTGatgaaataaacgaatgattCATGAGAATgatgaaattgtttatatgGTTTGGATTGCTTATGAAAGTATTCTTTAGGACGTATGAAGTGTACATAGATAGCGATTATTTAGTGTATGGCATTCACTTGTGTATTACTTGTTCAACAATCACTGAAGGAATGACTTTTACGGGTGAAATTCATCCCCACGTCATTTCGATGGAAGACCAAACCTTCTAGATTTTAATTGATaacaataattgtaattattaacattaattgttatgaaattatttggtAATTCATgtacgaaatttttaatgtttcctCTTACATAAGTCcaagttatatttaaaaatagtgttataataattagatatgaATTCTCGTACtatgtaattctttttgtaaaatcttccgttgtaaagaaatttttttgtcgGAAGTTATATCTACTTTCATATTGcttgaaaacattttctcctataacaaatgtatattatttaacaaagacttctttttctttattacgcaATAGTAACAAATATAGATTCGGAGAAAATCTTtcgtcatatttattttctttttcgtaatattactttcttcccttttacgtatttctctttcgaggaAAACTCAGAGTTAATTAGTAATTATGGAAGATCAATTGATTCCATCAAACCTTTTTAAGAAATGCATGTTTCTTTGAAGTTTTCCGTTGAAATGGCACGACAAAGCAGATCAAAAAATCGTCCAATTACCAAGTTAATGAAAAGAACATCAAATGATTTTACGAAGGAGAACGTAGGAAGTGCTTTCACGACAGTCTGAGCCTTTCTCTAATGCGCTTAAGGAGAGGAGTAAGAAGGACTTATAAAACAACGGTACGAGAATATGCCTTATACTTTgatgaaacaaag
Proteins encoded:
- the LOC122636649 gene encoding bolA-like protein 3 isoform X2 codes for the protein MRKTTKTKVFQLLSRVWNGPNGALAGKQAEQKMISLLRNKFPKAQLIEVTDVSGGCGAMFEINVIAPEFKGLNTVKQHRIINEVLKEEIKDMHGIRIYTSIPDT
- the LOC122636649 gene encoding bolA-like protein 3 isoform X1 — its product is MFGRIFTSNFRNISLLSRVWNGPNGALAGKQAEQKMISLLRNKFPKAQLIEVTDVSGGCGAMFEINVIAPEFKGLNTVKQHRIINEVLKEEIKDMHGIRIYTSIPDT
- the LOC122636640 gene encoding HAUS augmin-like complex subunit 3, with protein sequence MSVSGKILHKKIEYLRPDLSTSITSDIFDKICDISTAQPFLEWFCDNVSRANVLSKEELYLKNKLQHTEEWLSGKELDRALEEFTHDNPELLKLIDFEDEDIDETFSEFEMLKDLYKMDEDYVELLKNNILNLKELEFTLEDEIEQEENHFEKEQIELLKAFNDCNVILEKFDEQNRSFFKETEQLLNVYTDAVENKGIPILWIQMSIDLFIKQIKLYNDYLDILIKRQFSLDNQEIEQQHDSDYETLMNDSKEKQIYKQTQELATCKLKLTNSTLKEVYAKMHEASCRAMMEYAQFIWNDGNLKIPEQTHLLDEILELTRRRNFLEENITLLRERQLTEAIEQYVETAIIQILQQAARARLKRRKIRFGKLKSVLSFTREHGHAHSDLLCILMDMQFHSLKEISEFIGDARHYLATEYSLSSSRCEIMQQQQEEYNALQTSVINQNIFNELFISMMSINDISPDALNHALVKYNELIANNKEKKQVILDTYMNDQINKILLLEKEVLNSYDKEINNGITKSFIPLSYNLNVQYKNTSDQLENIKTNLTTVRNILKEKMRNNNGLVREKEILWQRFLADPDTLKKHYEETKRMADRSHFGRDS